The genomic interval GTCGGATCAGGGCTGCGGGACCGGTCGTGCGGGCAGTTCCCACACGCCGCGGAACGCCGAATCGCGCCAGACGATCTCGTCCGGATCGACCGCGAGACTCAGGTCCGGATACCGACGCAGGATCCGCTCGAAGGCGGTCACCGCCACCAGGCGGGCCAGCGGCGCACCGACGCAGCGATGCACGCCGTAGCCGAAACCCAAGTGGCCCATCGGCTTCGGTCTGCTCGTCACCGTGTGCGGGGCGTCGAACCGCCCCGGGTCGCGATTGGCCGCCGTGAGCGACACCCACACCAGCTCGCCCGCCGCGATCTCGGCACCGCCGAGGCGCACCGGTTCGAGAGTGACTCGCGCGGTGGTGAAATGGGACGGACCGTCCCAGCGCAGGAATTCCTCGACCGCGGCGGGAATTCGCTCCGGAGTGGTGTGCAGCGCGTCGAACAGCGAGCGGTCGCGCAACATCGCGAACAGACCGGTGCCGATGAGATTGGCGGTCGTCTCGTGGCCGCCCATCTGCAGCAGGAACAAGGTCGCGACCAGCTCGTGCTCGCTCAGCCCGCCTTCGGCTCGTGCTGCGACGAGTGTCGACAGCAGGTCCATGCCGGGGCCCCGGCGGCGGGCGGCGACGAGTTCGCGGAGGAATCGCACCAGACAGGCACCCGCGCCGGCGACCTGTTCGGGCGTCACCGTGCGGACCGTCTTCCTCGACTCCAGCCCGGGCATCGCGTCGAGCAGTAGTTGCCGATAGCGATCGCGGTCGCGTGGCGGCACTCCCAGCAGGTCGCACATCGCGGCCAGCGGAATCGGCCTGGCGTAGCCGGCAATGAGGTCGACCACCGGTCGATCCGCCATCGCGTCGAGCAGTTCCTCGGCGTGGGCGATGATTCCGGGGCGCAGCGCCTCGACGGCACCGGCGCTGAACGCCCCGGTCACGAGCTTGCGCAGCCGGGTGTGCTCGGGCGGATCGGAATTGAGCATATGCCGGATCGGTGCCCGCTCCCGGGTGCCGCCCGGTTTCGACAGATGACTCATGATCGCGGCGAACCCGTCGGCCCGGCGCCGGAGATCCGCCGGCGCGCGGTCCAGGTTCTTGCCGATCCGGCGGTCGGTGAGCACCTTGCGGGCCAGGTCGTAGCCCGTGACGAGCCAACCGGTCTGGCCGTTGGGCAGCCGTACATGATGCACAGGGGCGCGCAGTCGCAGCTGCTCGTAGACGCGGTGCGGATCGGCCAGGAAATCCTGTCCGAGTTCGACCAGGATCGACGCCATCATATTCTCCTCGGCGCGCTCACCGATCGACCGACGGTTCGCTCACGCCGCGGTTCAGCTTGTCGCCGTGGTTCAGCTTGTCGCCGCGGAGTCCGATCTCCTCGGCGTCACGAACGAAGGACGGGCCGTCGACATTCTCGGCATTCCGCATTCATTGACGGTACCTCATTGTTTGATGTCCATCAATGCTGCGCCACAATGTCTTTCGCAATGCACCCGCCGCGTTGTACGCATTTCTCGCGAGGGTTGCCGTCAAGCCCGAGGTTCTTCCGGCTGCGGCGCGGCCGGACCGGAGTTCGCCGCCTTCGGCTGCGACCGGGTGGTCAGCCGGATATCTCGCAGCAGGCACGAGGCGACGAAACCGAGCAGGGCACAACCCATCCCGGCCCAAAAGACGCCCTGCACGCCCGCCGTCACACTGGCGTGCACCGCATCCTGCGCCTGCGCCGGGAGGGCCTGCACTCGCTCGGGGGTCAAATTGTTGCCGTCCGCGGGCACTCCCGGGCCGAGGCCGCCGTGCTCGTCGGCGGTGGCGGTGAATCGCGACGCGTAGATCGTGCCGAGTACCGCCGCGCCGACCGACATGCCCATCGTGCGCAGGAAGGTACTCATTCCCATCGCCGCACCCATGTCCCGCAGGCCGACACTGTTCTGTGCGATCAGGGTCGGCACCTGCAGGGTGAATCCGATACCGATGCCCAGCACGATCATTCGCATGATCAACGCCGCCTGACCGGTGTGCGCGTCGATCAGGGCGAGCAGCACCATGCCGAGTGCCGCACAGGCCATGCCGACGATCGGATAGATCCGTATCCGGCCGTTGCGCGCGATGATCTGGCCCAGCAGGGCGCTGACGATCACGGCCGGCGCCATGATGGGCAGGGCGAGCAGGCCGCTGCTGGTGGCGGAGAGCCCCTGCACCAGTTGCTGATACGGCGCCATGAAGGCGGCCGCCGCGATCATGACGAGTCCCGACACGAAGGCGAGCACGCTGGCCAGTGCGAAATCCCGGCCGGTCAGCACGTGCAGCGGCGTGATCGGCTCGGCCGCCGTCCGTTCGACCCGGACGT from Nocardia wallacei carries:
- a CDS encoding MDR family MFS transporter; translation: MTRPTSQVDAVPTARTAREILPVLGSLLIALLLAMLDNTIVGTALPTMVGELGGAQQLLWVVTGYTLTSGISTLILGKAGDLLGRKATFQASIVLFLLGSALSGAAQDMVQLALFRGVQGIGAGGLVAGAMAILGEFVLPAERARYQGLLMAIMPISLLGGPLVGGWITDNASWRWVFLVNLPLGAIVLVTVWRAVHLPPRERPKLVIDWWGAILLTIWTTALVLIGSWAHARYAWDSWQILTLAAVFVVVLAVYVRVERTAAEPITPLHVLTGRDFALASVLAFVSGLVMIAAAAFMAPYQQLVQGLSATSSGLLALPIMAPAVIVSALLGQIIARNGRIRIYPIVGMACAALGMVLLALIDAHTGQAALIMRMIVLGIGIGFTLQVPTLIAQNSVGLRDMGAAMGMSTFLRTMGMSVGAAVLGTIYASRFTATADEHGGLGPGVPADGNNLTPERVQALPAQAQDAVHASVTAGVQGVFWAGMGCALLGFVASCLLRDIRLTTRSQPKAANSGPAAPQPEEPRA
- a CDS encoding cytochrome P450 family protein; translated protein: MASILVELGQDFLADPHRVYEQLRLRAPVHHVRLPNGQTGWLVTGYDLARKVLTDRRIGKNLDRAPADLRRRADGFAAIMSHLSKPGGTRERAPIRHMLNSDPPEHTRLRKLVTGAFSAGAVEALRPGIIAHAEELLDAMADRPVVDLIAGYARPIPLAAMCDLLGVPPRDRDRYRQLLLDAMPGLESRKTVRTVTPEQVAGAGACLVRFLRELVAARRRGPGMDLLSTLVAARAEGGLSEHELVATLFLLQMGGHETTANLIGTGLFAMLRDRSLFDALHTTPERIPAAVEEFLRWDGPSHFTTARVTLEPVRLGGAEIAAGELVWVSLTAANRDPGRFDAPHTVTSRPKPMGHLGFGYGVHRCVGAPLARLVAVTAFERILRRYPDLSLAVDPDEIVWRDSAFRGVWELPARPVPQP